In Corylus avellana chromosome ca2, CavTom2PMs-1.0, the following proteins share a genomic window:
- the LOC132173092 gene encoding protein SMALL AUXIN UP-REGULATED RNA 12 — MAFKKSNKLPQTTPFKQIIKRCSSFGKKQSFNQEEGLPYDVPKGHFAVYVGENRSRYIVPISWLTHPEFQNLLQRAEEEFGFNHDMGLTIPCEEVVFSFPQ, encoded by the exons ATGGCTtttaagaaatcaaacaaactGCCTCAAACAACGCCTTTCAAACAAATCATCAAGAGATGCTCAAGCTTTGGGAAGAAACAGAGCTTCAACCAGGAAGAAGGGCTTCCTTATGATGTGCCAAAAGGCCATTTTGCTGTGTATGTGGGGGAGAACAGAAGCAGGTACATTGTTCCCATTTCATGGCTCACTCATCCGGAGTTCCAAAACCTTCTTCAAAGAGCTGAGGAGGAGTTTGGCTTTAATCATGACATGGGTCTTACCATTCCTTGTGAAGAAGTTGTTTTCAG TTTTCCTCAGTGA